A single Orcinus orca chromosome 2, mOrcOrc1.1, whole genome shotgun sequence DNA region contains:
- the GPR132 gene encoding probable G-protein coupled receptor 132 has product MTGNATPVASPLPGALSTGVSSQNCTSKVPFNDSRVFLVTVYSTVCMLGLPANCLTAWLTLLQARQGHVLAVYLFCLALCELLYISTLPLWVVYIQNGHRWLLGPWACKVTAYVFFCNLYVSILFLCCISCDRFLAVVYALETRGRRHQKTAILVSVSVFVLVGLVHFPVFQMEEEETCFETLPMDRKIAGYYYTRFAVGFAIPLSVIAFTNERIFRSIKMSAGLSAAQKAKVKRLAVAVVAIFLLCFTPYHLVLLAKAIAFSYYKGDTGLVCAFEIKLYTVSVVSLSLATVNSVADPIIYVLATEASRQEVSRIHKGWKKWSMKTDVAKLTYSKDSQEARSPT; this is encoded by the exons ATGACAG GAAACGCCACGCCGGTGGCCAGCCCTCTGCCAGGGGCCCTGTCGACTGGCGTATCTTCCCAGAACTGCACGTCGAAGGTGCCCTTCAACGACAGCAGGGTGTTCCTGGTGACTGTGTACAGCACCGTGTGCATGCTGGGCCTGCCAGCCAACTGCCTGACGGCCTGGCTGACGCTGTTGCAGGCGCGCCAGGGCCACGTGCTGGCCGTCTACCTCTTCTGCCTAGCGCTGTGCGAGCTGCTGTACATCAGCACCCTGCCGCTCTGGGTCGTCTACATCCAGAACGGGCACCGCTGGCTCCTGGGCCCATGGGCCTGCAAGGTGACCGCCTACGTCTTTTTCTGCAACCTCTACGTCAGCATCCTCTTCCTGTGCTGCATCTCCTGCGACCGCTTCCTGGCAGTGGTGTACGCGCTGGAGACGCGAGGCCGCCGCCACCAGAAGACCGCCATCCTCGTCTCCGTGTCTGTCTTCGTTCTCGTGGGGCTCGTCCACTTCCCGGTGTTTcagatggaggaggaggaaacCTGCTTTGAGACGCTGCCGATGGACCGCAAGATCGCCGGGTACTACTACACGCGCTTCGCCGTGGGCTTCGCCATCCCTCTGTCCGTCATCGCCTTCACCAACGAGCGCATCTTCAGGAGCATCAAGATGAGCGCCGGCCTGAGCGCCGCCCAGAAGGCCAAGGTGAAGCGCCTGGCCGTCGCGGTCGTGGCCATCTTCCTGCTCTGCTTCACTCCCTACCACCTGGTGCTCCTGGCCAAAGCCATAGCCTTTTCCTACTACAAAGGAGACACGGGCCTTGTGTGCGCCTTCGAAATCAAACTGTACACGGTCTCCGTGGTGTCCCTGAGCCTGGCCACGGTGAACAGCGTGGCTGACCCCATCATATACGTGCTGGCCACAGAAGCTTCACGCCAAGAAGTGTCCAGAATCCACAAGGGGTGGAAAAAGTGGTCCATGAAGACAGACGTCGCCAAGCTCACGTATTCGAAGGATTCGCAGGAGGCACGATCGCCCACATAG